Proteins encoded together in one Microbacterium oxydans window:
- a CDS encoding ABC transporter permease → MTTLTATGADATASAPVTPAGPSQDARARRSAPSFAWLGLVPFAAYVVLFLAVPTILSIGSGFFTKDGTFTWANVSALADPVVLNTFGNSAGLSLLTAVVGALIGALVCYALLGMDPEGRTRSAVDAAAGVLAQFGGVMLAFAFIATIGIQGVITVFLKDTFGVNIFENGTWLYELPGLILPYFYFQIPLMVITFMPALAALKPQWAEANLTLGGTRASFWLRVGIPVLAPSFLASLLLLFANAFSSYATAAALASQGAQIVPLQIRTALTSETVLGRENLAGALALGMIVIVGVVMALYSLVQRRAARWQS, encoded by the coding sequence GTGACGACCCTCACCGCAACGGGGGCGGATGCCACGGCGTCCGCCCCCGTCACCCCCGCCGGGCCTTCGCAGGATGCGAGGGCCCGGCGGTCCGCTCCGTCCTTCGCCTGGCTGGGGCTCGTCCCCTTCGCCGCCTACGTGGTGCTGTTCCTCGCGGTGCCGACGATCCTGTCGATCGGATCCGGCTTCTTCACGAAGGACGGCACGTTCACCTGGGCGAACGTGTCCGCCCTCGCCGATCCCGTCGTGCTGAACACCTTCGGCAACTCGGCCGGCCTCTCACTGCTCACCGCCGTCGTCGGCGCGCTGATCGGTGCGCTCGTCTGCTACGCGCTGCTCGGCATGGACCCCGAGGGCCGGACCCGCTCCGCCGTGGACGCCGCCGCCGGTGTGCTCGCGCAGTTCGGCGGCGTCATGCTGGCATTCGCCTTCATCGCCACGATCGGCATCCAGGGCGTGATCACCGTGTTCCTGAAGGACACGTTCGGCGTCAACATCTTCGAGAACGGCACCTGGCTGTACGAGCTGCCCGGCCTCATCCTCCCCTACTTCTACTTCCAGATCCCGCTGATGGTCATCACCTTCATGCCCGCCCTCGCCGCGCTCAAGCCGCAGTGGGCCGAGGCCAACCTCACACTCGGCGGCACCAGGGCGAGCTTCTGGCTGCGCGTGGGCATCCCCGTGCTCGCGCCCTCGTTCCTCGCCAGCCTGCTGCTGCTGTTCGCGAACGCCTTCTCCTCCTACGCCACGGCCGCCGCGCTCGCGAGCCAGGGTGCGCAGATCGTGCCGCTGCAGATCCGCACGGCTCTCACGAGCGAGACGGTGCTCGGTCGCGAGAACCTCGCCGGCGCCCTCGCGCTCGGCATGATCGTGATCGTCGGGGTCGTGATGGCCCTGTACTCCCTGGTGCAGCGACGCGCGGCGAGGTGGCAGTCGTGA
- a CDS encoding ABC transporter substrate-binding protein yields the protein MARFTRRARIGAGIALATTAALALTACSGAADATDGGNSDVDASAATSVADFGTFADLEAAAKAEGSLNVIALPRDWANYGEILDLFAEKYPEITINEASPDVSSAEEIQAAKTNEGLDTAPDVFDLGLTVALQNTDVFAPYKVQTWDDIPDELKEPTGLFVGDYGGYMSIGYDSSKFPAPAELSDLLSADYKGAVAINGDPTQAGAAFAAVGLATVQSDGTLDDFQPGIDFFSDLQKAGNLLKVDVTTATIASGETPVVFDWDYLNASHVADNKDWKVVVFDGTGYAGYYNQAINAEAPHPAAARLWQEFLYSDDVQNLWLKGGARPVRMEAMTDAGTIDADLAAALPEAPEETVVPTEEQSTNAGKLLGEKWAAAVQ from the coding sequence ATGGCTCGCTTCACCCGCCGCGCGCGCATCGGCGCCGGCATCGCCCTGGCCACCACGGCCGCACTCGCACTCACGGCCTGCTCTGGCGCAGCCGACGCGACCGACGGAGGCAACTCCGACGTCGACGCCTCCGCCGCGACGTCGGTCGCCGACTTCGGCACGTTCGCCGACCTCGAGGCCGCCGCCAAGGCCGAGGGATCGCTCAACGTCATCGCGCTGCCGCGCGACTGGGCGAACTACGGCGAGATCCTCGACCTGTTCGCCGAGAAGTACCCGGAGATCACGATCAACGAGGCTTCCCCCGACGTGTCGAGCGCCGAGGAGATCCAAGCCGCGAAGACGAACGAGGGACTCGACACGGCTCCCGACGTGTTCGACCTCGGCCTCACGGTCGCGCTGCAGAACACCGACGTCTTCGCTCCCTACAAGGTGCAGACCTGGGACGACATCCCCGACGAGCTGAAGGAGCCGACCGGCCTGTTCGTAGGCGACTACGGCGGGTACATGTCGATCGGCTACGACTCCTCGAAGTTCCCTGCGCCGGCGGAGCTGAGCGACCTGCTCTCGGCCGACTACAAGGGTGCCGTCGCGATCAACGGCGACCCGACGCAGGCCGGTGCCGCGTTCGCCGCCGTCGGTCTGGCCACCGTGCAGTCCGATGGGACGCTCGACGACTTCCAGCCCGGCATCGACTTCTTCTCCGACCTGCAGAAGGCCGGGAACCTGCTCAAGGTCGACGTGACCACGGCGACCATCGCGAGCGGCGAGACCCCCGTCGTGTTCGACTGGGACTACCTGAACGCCTCGCACGTGGCCGACAACAAGGACTGGAAGGTCGTCGTGTTCGACGGCACCGGTTATGCCGGCTACTACAACCAGGCCATCAACGCCGAGGCGCCGCACCCCGCTGCGGCTCGCCTGTGGCAGGAGTTCCTCTACAGCGACGACGTGCAGAACCTGTGGCTGAAGGGTGGCGCCCGCCCGGTGCGCATGGAGGCCATGACGGACGCCGGCACGATCGACGCCGACCTCGCCGCCGCACTCCCCGAGGCCCCGGAGGAGACCGTGGTCCCGACCGAGGAGCAGTCGACGAACGCCGGCAAGCTGCTCGGCGAGAAGTGGGCTGCGGCGGTCCAGTGA
- a CDS encoding GNAT family N-acetyltransferase — translation MLDALPLPHPFESRIGTALLRRATAEDTDPVIALLADDPISAARGDVASEEDRPAYERGLLEILADPSNDLLVVELDGRIVGTLQLTSIPGMARRGARRLLVEAVRVQSSLRSSGIGSAVMRWVGEAAAPAVGATMVQLTSDAARTDAHRFYERLGYVGSHRGFKYAVPQG, via the coding sequence ATGCTCGACGCCCTGCCGCTGCCCCACCCGTTCGAATCGCGCATCGGAACCGCCCTCCTCCGCCGAGCGACGGCGGAGGACACGGATCCGGTGATCGCCCTGCTCGCGGACGACCCGATCAGCGCGGCGCGCGGCGACGTGGCCTCCGAGGAGGACCGTCCGGCATACGAGCGGGGACTACTGGAGATCCTGGCCGATCCGTCGAACGACCTGCTCGTCGTCGAACTCGACGGCCGGATCGTCGGCACGCTCCAGCTCACCTCGATTCCCGGGATGGCACGACGCGGGGCACGGCGGCTGCTCGTCGAGGCCGTGCGCGTGCAGAGCAGCCTGCGCTCGTCGGGCATCGGCTCGGCGGTCATGCGCTGGGTCGGCGAGGCCGCGGCCCCCGCGGTGGGCGCCACCATGGTGCAGCTCACGTCGGATGCGGCGCGCACCGACGCCCACCGGTTCTACGAGCGCCTGGGGTACGTGGGCTCCCATCGCGGCTTCAAGTACGCGGTTCCGCAGGGCTGA